Proteins from a genomic interval of Callospermophilus lateralis isolate mCalLat2 chromosome 1, mCalLat2.hap1, whole genome shotgun sequence:
- the Zbtb7a gene encoding zinc finger and BTB domain-containing protein 7A produces the protein MAGGVDGPIGIPFPDHSSDILSGLNEQRTQGLLCDVVILVEGREFPTHRSVLAACSQYFKKLFTSGAVVDQQNVYEIDFVSAEALTALMDFAYTATLTVSTANVGDILSAARLLEIPAVSHVCADLLDRQILAADAGADAGQLELVDQVGQRNLLRAKEYLEFFQSNPMNSLPPAAAAFPWPAFGASEDDLDATKEAVAAAVAAVAAGDCNGLDFYGPGPPAERPPAGDGDEGDSNPGLWPERDEDAPTGGLFPPPAAPPATTQNGHYSRGGEEEAASLSEAAPEPGDSPGFLSGAAEGEDGDAPDVDGLAASTLLQQMMSSVGRTGDSDEESRADDKGVMDYYLKYFSSAHEGDVYPAWSQKGEKKIRAKAFQKCPICEKVIQGAGKLPRHIRTHTGEKPYECSICKVRFTRQDKLKVHMRKHTGEKPYLCQQCGAAFAHNYDLKNHMRVHTGLRPYQCDSCCKTFVRSDHLHRHLKKDGCNGVPSRRGRKPRVRGGPEPPAPGPAAPPGAPAAPGSPDARRNGQEKHFKDQDEDEDEASPDSSGRLNVAGAGGGDDSGGGPGATTDGNFTAGLA, from the exons ATGGCCGGCGGCGTGGACGGCCCCATCGGGATCCCGTTCCCCGACCACAGCAGTGACATCCTGAGCGGGCTGAATGAGCAGCGCACGCAGGGCCTGCTGTGCGACGTGGTCATCCTGGTGGAGGGCCGCGAGTTCCCCACGCACCGCTCCGTGCTGGCCGCCTGCAGCCAGTACTTCAAGAAGCTGTTCACGTCGGGCGCCGTGGTGGACCAGCAGAACGTGTACGAGATCGACTTTGTCAGCGCCGAGGCGCTCACCGCGCTCATGGACTTCGCCTACACGGCCACACTCACGGTCAGCACGGCCAACGTGGGCGACATCCTCAGCGCCGCCCGCCTGCTGGAGATCCCGGCCGTGAGCCACGTGTGTGCCGACCTCCTGGACCGGCAGATCCTGGCGGCCGATGCGGGCGCCGACGCGGGGCAGCTGGAGCTGGTGGACCAGGTGGGCCAGCGCAACCTGCTGCGGGCCAAGGAGTACCTGGAGTTCTTCCAGAGCAACCCCATGAACAGCCTgccccccgccgccgccgccttccCCTGGCCGGCCTTCGGAGCCTCCGAGGATGACCTGGATGCCACCAAGGAGGCCGTGGCCGCCGCCGTGGCCGCCGTGGCCGCCGGTGACTGTAACGGCCTGGACTTCTACGGACCAGGTCCCCCGGCCGAGCGGCCCCCGGCAGGAGACGGGGACGAGGGCGACAGCAACCCGGGCCTGTGGCCAGAGCGAGATGAGGACGCCCCCACTGGGGGTCTCTTTCCTCCACCAGCGGCGCCCCCGGCCACCACGCAGAACGGCCACTACAGccggggtggggaggaggaggcgGCCTCGCTGTCGGAGGCCGCCCCTGAGCCGGGCGACTCTCCGGGCTTCCTGTCGGGTGCAGCCGAGGGCGAGGACGGGGACGCACCTGATGTGGATGGGCTGGCGGCCAGCACGCTGCTGCAGCAGATGATGTCCTCGGTGGGCCGGACCGGGGACAGCGACGAGGAGTCGCGGGCGGATGACAAGGGTGTCATGGACTACTACCTGAAGTACTTCAGCAGCGCCCACGAGGGGGACGTCTACCCCGCGTGGTCACAGAAGGGGGAGAAGAAGATCCGCGCCAAGGCCTTCCAGAAGTGCCCCATCTGCGAGAAGGTCATCCAGGGCGCCGGCAAGCTGCCACGGCACATCCGCACCCACACGGGCGAGAAGCCCTACGAGTGCAGCATCTGCAAGGTCCGCTTCACCAG GCAGGACAAGCTCAAGGTGCACATGCGGAAGCACACGGGGGAGAAGCCGTACCTGTGCCAGCAGTGCGGCGCCGCCTTCGCGCACAACTACGACCTCAAGAACCACATGCGCGTGCACACGGGGCTGCGGCCCTACCAGTGCGACAGCTGCTGCAAGACCTTCGTGCGCTCCGACCACCTGCACAGGCACCTCAAGAAGGACGGCTGCAACGGCGTCCCCTCGCGCCGAGGCCGCAAGCCCCGCGTGCGGGGCGGCCCCGAGCCCCCGGCCCCCGGGCCCGCCGCGCCCCCCGGCGCCCCCGCTGCGCCCGGCTCCCCTGACGCCCGGCGCAACGGCCAGGAGAAGCACTTTAAGGACCAGGACGAGGACGAGGACGAGGCCAGCCCCGACAGCTCGGGCCGGTTGAATGTAGCGGGCGCTGGCGGTGGAGACGACAGCGGAGGCGGCCCCGGGGCCACCACCGACGGTAACTTCACAGCTGGACTCGCCTAA